GAACAGCCTCATGTCTTGTTACTCCGATACTGATGAGACAAGTCGATCGAGTAAAGAAAATCATGGCATAACAGGTGTATGAGTTCACCCAATAGTACAACACGAATCAATTTATGGGCCTAGCTCAGCTATACTTATTGTCGATCTCTAAGACTGGGACATGATTGACCCTAAGCGCTACAACGACATCAGAAAAGGATATGATGTATTTTAAATAGCCCACAGGGATGGGAAAGGCCGACGTTCCAATCCAATACCGACAAACACCTTAGGTCCTATAGAAATCTGCAAACAACAGGTTATACAATGCCTTGCTGTAAAGGAAATGCTTCGGTACATTATGTTTTGAACCAATCATACCCAGCTACCTTAGACATTCCCGCGTCCGGCCGTCCTCAGATCCATTGATTGACTGGGTCCTTCTTTCTACTACCACGGTGACTTGGGGGGGTTCTCGATTGTGGGCGCAGCATCGCAAACGGCCCCTCATTGCCCAGTGTTTGACTGTTCCACCAAACTACGCCCAACACTTTGCTCGAAACCTTTCACCTACATCTGATCTTCCGCCAACGCTTCTTTTCCATCGCACATCAATAAAACCAAAAACCAGGGTGAAAAATTAACCTCATCGACGATGGCTGGAGCTACGCGGGATAGGCGTCTGGTCAAGGAGCTGGGCAAGGTTGGTTCTTCGCATCCCTTCGTCAACGCATCGGAGACTCGACTGACGCTCTTGTGCCCCGCAGATTCATAAGGATGGAATGCCCCCTGGTATCACATTGATAGAACGCAACGACAGTGTTGCTGGCGACTGGTTTGTTGATATCCAGGTTCTCGACGACAATCCGCTTTACAAGAACCAAGTCTACCGCCTCAAGTTCCATTTCCCCAAGATGTATCCCATAGGTTCGTGGATGGATTCGCCATATTCTCGCACTGCTCGTACATGGTATAAATACTAACAATACTGTATAGAGCCCCCTGAGGTCACTTTTGACAAGCAAACTGATCGGCCCATTCCCATGCATCCTCACATATACTCCAACGGCATCATCTGTCTCGATCTTCTAGGTCAACAGGGCTGGAGTCCCGTCCAAAGCGTTTCGAGCGTCTGCATGAGCATCCAAAGTATGTTGACGAGCAACGACAAAAACGAGCGACCTCCCGGCGATGAGGACTTTGTGCGAGGCAATAAGCAACGGCCCCGAGACATCGAGTTCCTCTACCACGATAACACCGTGTGAACGTGTCGATGCGGACTCGTCATATGCAGGCGAATGCATGGGGACTCGGGATATAAATAGCATTCATTTGGCGTTCAGGACACACCATCTGGTCGTGACAGGAGATCAGCGTATGAAATATAGCATTTGCATTTACCGACGGAACACAGTTGTTGAGATACGCATTTGTATGCCTCGGGCTGAGGCTGGGCATAAGCATATCTAGTACAGTCAACATGGGCTGCTCAATGATGAATATCATAAAGGGGGCTGACGATGGTCTCCGCAGAACACAATGGCCAGGTGTACGATATTTCTAGTTGCTTATGACAATTATGAGAATCTGCTAGACATTTGTTTCTCTACGAGGCCACGCATCTTTCATGTTGGTAACTAAGGACTCGATCAACTGAAGTGAGAGGTTACTCTAGTAATTAGCGTCCTCATATCCATCCCGCGACGGAGGAAGACGGCCGCTTACTATCACATATATCTGCTTGTTTACTACACTATAACGTGCCCCCTGTAATTATCCATTACATTGGACTCCTGATACTTTTTAAATCAGCAAGATTGACCTGAACCAATTTAGACCTGACCTGACGGGACGTCAATTATACTTGTACGTCGGCCCCACCAATGAAGCGTTGCTGCAGTGGCTGGTGCAGAAGCTCCAGAACCCCCCACTTTACTGCCGTCATCCGCACACAACCTTACCTATACTGTAGAGCTCCATCGTTTCGCACCCTGATCCATCCACTTGACCCGAAGCTATCTCAATCACTGAGCTCACTCACCTCGCTCCCTCTTGAGTTTCTCTCGCCAACCCCGCGCAATCGCGTTTAGCCGTTCCCATGGCTCCCCGGACAGAATTCAACGTCGAGCAGATTCGCAACAAGGCGAGAAAGGATCTGTTGTATCTCCTCGAAGGTGTACGTTCCCACCGCCTCGGCCCGCGAGCTTCACCCAAGCCGAAAGCTATGTGATTCATGCATCCGGCGAACTCAACTCACACCTCACTTCTATGTAGGTTCGCGGGAAGAAGAATGTCGTTCTAGATCAAAGCCTAGTCGGGCCGATCGGGACTATAGTCAAGGTTGCCGTCCTTCAAGAATATGGAGTAGATAAGTTCTTCATTCTAGAGAATGATAATGCCGATACCAGCCAGCGCAATGTTGTCTTTATTTCTCGTGGCGAGTGCGGTCGCCATGCTGAAGCCATAGCTGGTCAGTTGCCATAATACGACAAAGAAGTTGCACTCTGACCCCCTCCTAGCTCAAATCAAGCGTATCCAGCGCGAAAGCCAAACCGGGCACGACTTTCACATATTCTGGGTCCCTCGCAGAACCCTCGTCTCCGACAAGCTTCTAGAAGAGGCCGGTGTATTAGGCGATGCCAACATTGCGGAATTGCCACTATCGTTCTTCCCTCTGGAGAAGGATGTTCTGTCACTCGAGCTCGACGGCTCATTCCGCGACCTGTATCTATCTAAAGACGTTACACCCAACTTCCTTATGGCCAAAGCCCTTATGGAGGTTCAAAGAAACCATGGCCTATTCCCGCGAGTGATAGGGAAGGGTGATAATGCAAAGCGCGTTGCCGACTTGCTTTCTCGTATGCGCCAGGAGCTTCTTGCTGGTGAAGATACGCCAGAAGCCAACAAGATTGGGTTGACGCCTAGTACAACCAACGAGAGCGTAATTATCATCGATCGCGAAGTTGACTTTGTTACACCCTTGCTCACTCAATTGACATACGAGGGGCTCATTGATGAAGTCTTCGAGATCCACAACAACCAGACCAAAGTCGACACAACAGTTGTCGGCGCACCGGCACAGTCCTCGGCTGCAACTTCACAAAGCAGGAAGCGAACAATCCAGCTGGACTCGGGCGACAAGCTTTACGAGCAATTACGTGACGCCAACTTTGCGATCGTTGGAAGTCTCCTCAACAAAGTTGCGAGGCGGCTGCAGAAGGTGCAAAGCGATTACGAGAGTAAACACAAAACAAAGACTATTGCGGAACTCAAAGACTTTGTCAGTCAATTGCCAGGATACCAACAAGAACAGCAGAGTGCGAGAATACACACAGGCCTCGCGGAGGAGATCATTAAACATACCCGGACAGACCAGTTCAAGGGTCTTTTGGAGGTTCAACAAAATCTCGCTGCTGGGGCTGATCCGTCAAGCCAGTTCGATGGCATCGAAGAATTGATAGCGCGAGATGCTCCTATCGCGCAGACTCTAAGATTACTGTGTATCTACTCGTGCATATCTGGGGGCATAAGACCTAAGGAGTTCGATCAATTCAGGCGCTTGATTCTAGAAGGCTACGGCTACCAGCATCTCCTCACGCTTAGCAACCTAGAGAAACTACAACTCTTTCTGTCCAAGTCGTCGCCCCTGGCTGGCATGATCCCTATCCCAGGCACCAACGCCGGCCCGACAGGAAGCAAGACGAATTATACATATCTTCGCAAGCAGCTTCGGCTCATAGTTGATGAGGTTCAAGAGGACGATCCAAACGACATTTCCTATGTGTACAGTGGTTATGCTCCTCTTTCAATTCGCCTCGTTCAATGCATTCTGCAGAAGCAATATCTGCTTTCGGTGACTAAAGGAAACAGCGCCAACGCAGCGGGAGCGCCCGCAGGCGTTGGCACGCAAGGATGGCAAGGGTTCGACGAAGCTGCCAAACACGTTCGAGGTCAGACGTTTTATGAGCACCAGAAGGGTGAGGATAAGGCTGTCAAAGCCCGGGCATTGCTCTCTGGAAGTGGCAACAAGCAGACTGTCTTTGTTGTGTTCGTCGGCGGCATCACTTTCACCGAGATTGCTGCTCTAAGGTTTATTGcaaagcaagaagaaggtaAGCACTCTTACAGCTGCCGGGGTTGCTCTGAAATGGAATCTGACATTGCCTCAACAGGACGGAGAAATATTGTGATTTGCACAACGTCGATCATCAATGGaaacaagatgatggaatCGGCGATCGAGAAAGAATCGTTTGCGAAAGAGAGCGTGCCCGCTTCAACGACCTGACATCCAACGTCAGCATACTATACTTATTTATGATACCTAGAATATTGTCAAGTACTGGTTACCTGGTTTGGCGCATTTCAATGGCGTTTGAATGATTGGAGCAAGATACCG
This region of Fusarium verticillioides 7600 chromosome 3, whole genome shotgun sequence genomic DNA includes:
- a CDS encoding ubiquitin-conjugating enzyme E2 W, translating into MAGATRDRRLVKELGKIHKDGMPPGITLIERNDSVAGDWFVDIQVLDDNPLYKNQVYRLKFHFPKMYPIEPPEVTFDKQTDRPIPMHPHIYSNGIICLDLLGQQGWSPVQSVSSVCMSIQSMLTSNDKNERPPGDEDFVRGNKQRPRDIEFLYHDNTV
- a CDS encoding lysine-specific histone demethylase 1, with protein sequence MAPRTEFNVEQIRNKARKDLLYLLEGVRGKKNVVLDQSLVGPIGTIVKVAVLQEYGVDKFFILENDNADTSQRNVVFISRGECGRHAEAIAAQIKRIQRESQTGHDFHIFWVPRRTLVSDKLLEEAGVLGDANIAELPLSFFPLEKDVLSLELDGSFRDLYLSKDVTPNFLMAKALMEVQRNHGLFPRVIGKGDNAKRVADLLSRMRQELLAGEDTPEANKIGLTPSTTNESVIIIDREVDFVTPLLTQLTYEGLIDEVFEIHNNQTKVDTTVVGAPAQSSAATSQSRKRTIQLDSGDKLYEQLRDANFAIVGSLLNKVARRLQKVQSDYESKHKTKTIAELKDFVSQLPGYQQEQQSARIHTGLAEEIIKHTRTDQFKGLLEVQQNLAAGADPSSQFDGIEELIARDAPIAQTLRLLCIYSCISGGIRPKEFDQFRRLILEGYGYQHLLTLSNLEKLQLFLSKSSPLAGMIPIPGTNAGPTGSKTNYTYLRKQLRLIVDEVQEDDPNDISYVYSGYAPLSIRLVQCILQKQYLLSVTKGNSANAAGAPAGVGTQGWQGFDEAAKHVRGQTFYEHQKGEDKAVKARALLSGSGNKQTVFVVFVGGITFTEIAALRFIAKQEEGRRNIVICTTSIINGNKMMESAIEKESFAKESVPASTT
- a CDS encoding lysine-specific histone demethylase 1 produces the protein MAKALMEVQRNHGLFPRVIGKGDNAKRVADLLSRMRQELLAGEDTPEANKIGLTPSTTNESVIIIDREVDFVTPLLTQLTYEGLIDEVFEIHNNQTKVDTTVVGAPAQSSAATSQSRKRTIQLDSGDKLYEQLRDANFAIVGSLLNKVARRLQKVQSDYESKHKTKTIAELKDFVSQLPGYQQEQQSARIHTGLAEEIIKHTRTDQFKGLLEVQQNLAAGADPSSQFDGIEELIARDAPIAQTLRLLCIYSCISGGIRPKEFDQFRRLILEGYGYQHLLTLSNLEKLQLFLSKSSPLAGMIPIPGTNAGPTGSKTNYTYLRKQLRLIVDEVQEDDPNDISYVYSGYAPLSIRLVQCILQKQYLLSVTKGNSANAAGAPAGVGTQGWQGFDEAAKHVRGQTFYEHQKGEDKAVKARALLSGSGNKQTVFVVFVGGITFTEIAALRFIAKQEEGRRNIVICTTSIINGNKMMESAIEKESFAKESVPASTT